CCACCGGGCATTCGAGACCCCGGGTCATTTCCTGCAACAGCTAGCCGAGACACCGGATGGCGTCCGCTATATCTCATTGGCTCGTGATGTTTCAAAATCCGGAGGCTCGTTCGGTGCTCCTGTCCGCCGCTATGCCATCGCCCTGGGATGTGAGGTTCGTCATGCCGAAGCATTGGTCTACGCCGATAATCTCGACATAAACAATGCGAGCGCCTACGAGCCCATCGGCATATCCTGTCGCATATGCGAGCGCCAAACCTGCCACCAAAGATCAGTCCCACCGTTAGAGCGCCGCCTGACCATCGACGCCCATAGCCGCGGCACCCTGCCTTATGAGGTCACCTGATCTTCGCCTGGCCATATATATCCTGCGAGACCGGGGGCAGAGCCCCCGCTTAATACTCAACTTTTTGACAAGATCGCCCAGATCTCGTCCTTAAGCGCCGCGCGTTTCTTGCGCAAATCAACCTCGGCCAATTCCTCCATCGGCTCAACATTGGTTTCAGCCCGATGCACGGTGCGGTTGACCTCATGATACTCATCCGCAAGTCGGGCAAAATGCGCATCCGTTTGCTTGAGCTGGCTCATCACTTCGAGCTTGTCGGGGAACTCTTCAGCCAGTTCATGCGGGGTATGAGACATCCAGTTGGCTCCTTGTTTCAGCGTTACATCCCAAGGCTAAACATGACTGTCGCACTCCGCTTTGACGCCGATCAAATTCTGAGCGCAATCAACCAGCTTTCAAGATAAATGCACGCCGTGGGTTTTGGATGTGTCAGCGCTGTGCCGTTGCCCATCTCGGACTTATCCAGGGCTGGTCGTTCGCTTTGGGCAGAGGGTCTTTCTGCAGCAAATGGTCCGACATCTTTTCACCCACCATGATCGACGGCGCGTTCAGATTGCCATTGGTGATTTGCGGGAAAATCGAGCTATCGGCGACGCGCAATCCATCCACCCCAATCACACGCCCTTGCGGGTCGACAACGGCATCCTTGTCATCAGCGCGGCCCATGCGGCAAGTCCCGCAAGGGTGATAGGCGCTTTCGGCATGCTCGGCGATAAAGGCATCTAGCTCTTCGTCCGACTGAACCTCCGCCCCCGGTTGGATCTCTTTACCGGCAAAGGGTTTGAACGCCTGCTGTCCAAATATCTCTCGGGTCAAGCGAATGCAGGTTCTGAAGTCTTCCCAATCCGCGTCATGGCTCATGTAGTTGAACCGGATCACCGGCGCGTCCTCGGCTTTGGCGGATCGCAGAGTCACAGCGCCGCGCGAGGGCGACCGCATTGGCCCCACATGCGCCTGGAATCCGTGCCCTTCGGCTGCCGCCTGCCCATCATAGCGAACCGCCATCGGCAGAAAATGATATTGTATGTCAGGATATTCCACACCCGGTTTCGAACGCACGAAGGCGGCGCTTTCAAACTGGTTCGATGCACCAAGGCCTGTTTTGGTAAACAGCCATTGCGCTCCGATCATTCCTTTGCTGATCAGGTTCCAATGCTTGTAAAGCGTGATCGGCTGGATCGAGGCCTGCTGAATATAAAGCTCTAGGTGATCCTGCAGATTGGCGCCGACGCCGGGGCGGTCGGCGACCACTTTGATACCGTGCTCAGCCAGGTGCGCCGCAGGTCCAACCCCCGAAAGCATCAGCAGTTTAGGCGAATTGATCGACGAAGCCGCCAATACAACCTCGCGCCGCGCTGTGATCACTTCCCGTTTGCCACCCCGTATCAATTCGACCCCGGATGCGCGCCCGGATTCAATAATCACGCGCGCCGCAAGACCCCGGATGATTTCGCAGTTTTGCCGCTTGAGCGCTGGCCTAAGGTACGCATTCGCCGCCGACCAGCGCCGTCCTTTCCAGACGGTCTGCTCCATCGGCCCAAAACCTTCTTGTTTCTCACCGTTATAGTCGCCAGTGACCTCATATCCAGCCTGCTGACCTGCATCGACGAACGCCTTAAACAGCGGATTTTCACGAGGCCCTCGCGACACGTGCAGAGGTCCATCCGTGCCTCTCCAGGTGTGATCACCGCCATGGCCACCATCATGCCAGGTTTCCATGCGTTTGTAGTACGGCAGCACATCTGCGTAAGACCATCCATCTGCGCCCATCTCGGCCCAGGTGTCAAAATCCCGCGCGTGACCGCGCACATAGACCATGCCATTGATCGAAGAAGACCCTCCGATCACCTTGCCTCTGGGGCAAGCAAGTTGACGATTGTTCAGATGCGGTTCGGGCTCGGATTT
The Ruegeria sp. SCSIO 43209 genome window above contains:
- a CDS encoding YdcH family protein is translated as MSHTPHELAEEFPDKLEVMSQLKQTDAHFARLADEYHEVNRTVHRAETNVEPMEELAEVDLRKKRAALKDEIWAILSKS
- the betA gene encoding choline dehydrogenase, which produces MEADFVIVGAGSAGCAMAYRLSEAGASVLVIEHGGTDAGPFIQMPAALSYPMNMSRYDWGYKSEPEPHLNNRQLACPRGKVIGGSSSINGMVYVRGHARDFDTWAEMGADGWSYADVLPYYKRMETWHDGGHGGDHTWRGTDGPLHVSRGPRENPLFKAFVDAGQQAGYEVTGDYNGEKQEGFGPMEQTVWKGRRWSAANAYLRPALKRQNCEIIRGLAARVIIESGRASGVELIRGGKREVITARREVVLAASSINSPKLLMLSGVGPAAHLAEHGIKVVADRPGVGANLQDHLELYIQQASIQPITLYKHWNLISKGMIGAQWLFTKTGLGASNQFESAAFVRSKPGVEYPDIQYHFLPMAVRYDGQAAAEGHGFQAHVGPMRSPSRGAVTLRSAKAEDAPVIRFNYMSHDADWEDFRTCIRLTREIFGQQAFKPFAGKEIQPGAEVQSDEELDAFIAEHAESAYHPCGTCRMGRADDKDAVVDPQGRVIGVDGLRVADSSIFPQITNGNLNAPSIMVGEKMSDHLLQKDPLPKANDQPWISPRWATAQR